CGGAACCAAATATCGCACACAGCGTGATCAGCATACTTGCCGCGATAAGCGAACAGATGAGATACGCATGTTGCCATCACGTCAAACCggcaacaatattaaaaataatgcgtgcagaatgtaaacaaaacaattgatGACAACTGGGTGGCAACGCTGCAATGGAAACTGCGTTGTTTACGTTTGCACCGAGAGCAGAACAAAGCATTGAATGtgcaattttcaatgaaaatcaaaagtaaaatcaaataaatgcattcaatttgaGGCAACGTTGCGGCAAGGACAAACGCGCAAAGCGAGGAAACGatataaaagttatttggCCGGCAGCAAAGAGTCTCAGTTTTACATGAGCAGCGCAGGGCAACGCAACGTGccaggacgacgacgacagcgagcTGCAATAGTCAACGAAACAGTAGAAGCAGAGGTTGGCACAAAAAGGCGAAGTCGATACGGACATTGTTGGCGTGACTGCGGCGCATTAAATCAACGTGTGAAACACAAAGCGGAAGTGCAACGCCGCCGTCGCCACTTGCCACGTCCCTGACCCTCGCCTCGAGTCTCTAGTGCAACTGGTGGTCGCTATGGATGTCGTCGATGTTAACGCCTGGGTAAGAATCTAACGCTTAAAAGGGAAATTTCAAGACAACcgaaattatgtttaaaatgcAGAACTAAGAACATATAAAGCGCGATCAATCAGCAGAGATTATATAAGCTTAACTAACTTTGTCTTTTAACTCATAAGCAAACGTATCCAAATTTCATgcaaatttctaaaatttgtcATCCCCTCAAATcaagaaatgaatgaaaaaatgaTTAGCTAAAAGTTTCTATATAGAGATTATATGATGTCTTATCTAACTTCGTCTTACAACTCTAAACCAACGTCTACAAATTTTATGATAATTCTTAAAAGTGTTGAGAAAGTGATACAATTGGAgcagaaatataaaatgtttgtgcCTCAAGAGGAGATCAAAAttgtctaattaaaaatagtatatCCCTTAAATTTCCAAGCACTCTTCTAGCAATATAGTATAATTGGAAATAAGACtataatagaataatattatttttaatctgTTCCGTTAAGATGTGGAATATtgtttaaaagaaatacaatattttatagtttgaGCTTTTAAGCCAGGCATATCGATTCGATTAAAAGAAAtacgaaattattatttaaaaaggttagataaaatttaaattaacactatcactattaaaaacaataaatattattagataATTTATACGCGAACTGTTCAAACAACTATTATAGTtatttgattacatttttaagtAATCATTTGGATACATTTATTGGTAACtatcaaaaagaaatacaattgtGTAAAAAACATAAAGCTCCTAAATTTTTGAAGAGTACCtaagaaaaaatttaattttctgtaGTTAGTTATCGTTTTAAGTTGAAAAGCATATGACAGTCGTGCATAgtaaaagatattttaaagaaGAGATAAAATTGTTTACAGGAATTTTCAATAGATAAGAAAAATTGTGTTCTATAGAAAAAGAGTTGTTAAGAGTAAGAGTCAGCACAATCGGATTATAATCGGACTTAGTAgattataaacatatattagTATTTCGTTTTTAAACAGTCCCTTAAGTCTATACCTTAAAGGGTTACAAATTAATGAGCAATttcatataataaacaaatagcTGTTAAATTCTTAGAAAGTTTATTTTCTAAAGTTAGTAAACATTTTAAGATGGAAAGCATATGGCAGTCGTGCATAGTAAAAGGTATTTAAAGGGTATTccacaatcgagcacactcaattGCGACTTTTTAAATGGTTTTCGGTGAAAATGTcgtttgcattgcaaattaatGAGCAATTTCCTTTGACCTGCGTCTGCGTCTGCGCCTGCACAGGGCGCCAATTCTCATGGCCAGCTTGGCCTTGGCTACGAATCGGAGCTGTGCATGTCACCGCAACGCCTGACCAAATATTCGTTTGTGCCGCATTTGGTGCGCTGCATTCGCGGTGGCGGAGGTCATGTGCTCATCCTGGACAGCAACGGTCGGTTGCATGCCTGCGGCTGGAATAATCGCGGCCAATTGGGTCTCAACTCGACGGAGGAGTGCCACAATGAGTTCAGCATGGTGCCCACCGAATATTTCGAGgtaaactttaactttaacaaCAGTGCAAACAGTTCcattaatattcttttttgttgacCAGGAAGTGCCCATCGAAAGCATTAGTTGCGGCTGGGATATATCGGGTGCCATAACAGTGACGAAGCGTTTGTTCGTCTGGGGCTCGAATGCCTTTCAGCAGCTGGGCATTTGTCAGCGTGGCTTCATGGCCGTCCGTCGTCCGATGCCAGTCCGTCTGCCACGCGATGAGGCAGCGCAGCGCATCAGCTTCGGGTTGCGGCATTGTGCGGTGCTAACGCATgatcataaaatttatatattcggACGATTGCGCATCATGGATCCGCCACCAATTGAACTGGATATTACGGCCACATCGTTGCATCGCGCCAATGTCGTGAAGATCCAGGCGCACAATCCCAACGAGCTGCGCATTGTGTCGCTGGTCAGCGGACAGAATCATATGCTGCTCAAGTGCATCGATCTGGAGGCGGGCAGCCGGCGACGCATCATCGCCTTGGGCGACAATAAATTCTGCCAGTCGAATGCCTTTCAGTTCGACGAGGATGTCCATCAACTGGCCGTCGGTTGGACCCACAATGCCGTCGTCCTCAAGTCGCACAGCATCCTGCTGTGGGGTCGCAATTGCTATGGCCAACTTGGCATCGGTGGCTTCAGCGAACAGCAGGCGACACCAACGCCACTTCGGCTGCAACTGGAGCAGGGTCAGAGTCCGGCACGTCTCCACATGGGTGCCGAGCACGGTCTGTTGCGGACCACAACCGGCGACATTTATACCTGGGGCTGGAACGAGCACGGCAATTGTGGCAACAATGCCACAGAGAATTTGTAAGCTTATTACTACACAAAGTTGCAACTAGCTTAGCGAAGGATTTGTAATTGAAgtgcaattccaattccaagtTAAGAATcaacttgaaattaaaaaacaatttgttgtcaaCTTGAACTTCACCTCATACTTAAATTCTATAGCAATAGATTCCAGCTCAAAGCTGGGAATGaacttgcaattaaaaaacaatttttcattATCTTGAACTTAAACTGAATACTTGAATTCTAAAATCAATTAGTAGTTAAAACTGAAAACCAATTTGTTGCAACAATTGTAACGCACTTTTAACTTCAAAAATCTTTGATGGAAAAccatttaaagaattttatattagGCTAAAGTTAgcacattttataaaatcgttattttttcaattaaatttcagttttaaCTACCCTTGAAGCATTTGAATATCAATGAATTCTAAATTAATCATTTgactataattaaataatcaacgcaatcaatttaaatttccattatACAAAATCTAAACTTCACATGCATTGCTTTCAAtggagaaaaaaagaatttcaatttcaaatgatgAGTTtgttaagtttatttttaaccaATTTAGAGTAGAATAGGATAAGAgtaacataattttatttacgaaTCATCATTAACAATCACGAAAACTATTTCCAGATCGCAACCAACTCTATTAAAGCTGCCGGGATTTGCAAAATTAGCTGGCACTGGAGCTGGATTTTGTTATGCCATTGTTGAAACTGTCGAAGAGGCTATGGGACCAACAACTCCATTATAAGATagatgcatatttaatttcgtACTGTTGACGCTTTAATTCAGTTGTTGTATTTcttgattaaaataaacatattgttATCttcagaaaagaaaaaaaaaacgccttTGGTGATTTTTATAGTTGCTACCCATTGGGTAGAAGAGCTTTTTAACTTTGTGACTCCAGGCAATGTATGTTACAGGCAAAAGGAGTTATCTACAACCCcataatgtatgtatatatgtatgttcttgactgtctgtctgtgcgtctgtatgaacaccttagatatcagagactataagagatgaatgtataattttcgacagcactttgtttcaaatttttttccACCCacgcaaatcgacaaaaatcgaagtAATACTTGAAGCTAAAAAGGCGATtattggtacatacaataatagctatagtatttaagattcctgaaaatttggttgcgatcagataaaaattgtaggagttatttaagatatacttttgtattgccGAAAACGCTTATTTAGTacgggttttagttgctttgggtgacaatctggtatattgtgaatgaagttcatatatcaatatactaaatatagtttttggtatattttctgtatttttgtggtatataagtttgtacattttatactaattttgcttttttgctttgctgcaaCATGTACATGCCCATCTATGGCTTGGCCTGCGGTCATGTCATTGATCTAACCCAAGTCTATGCTCAGCTGTTGGCCGCCAACTTTCCTCAGAATGTAGCATACCAGCAGCTGCAACGATACTCTATGAGGCGATGCTACAACAAAATGGGTatcgagtatctcacagtcgagcacattcgatcacattcgactgtagctttcttattaataattgaaaatcaagTTCGACATGTTTGcacaaattgcattatttaaagTTCACAAATAATGCATTCTTATGTgaaaactatatacatatttatgtcaactacataaaatatatgagcTTAGAGCTTGTTCGCCTGTTGTCACTCGAAGGCTGAATTAAGCGAGTGTCATTTCACAATAGGAACTAAAAACGTTGCTTGCCAGTGCTGCCCATTTTTGTGAGCAaccttttcgtttttgtttacatatgtatgtgacAGACTTTTCTCACTCGTTACTTTTGGCAATAACAGCGTGCTATTGTTTTCATTGTAAAACTAATTCGATAAGCAAATCActaaaagtcaaataaataatttcaagcaaaagaGATCGATTTACGCACAATTAACgtaaacaaaagtaaattgcaGAATTTGAGACTGAAacgaaattgttttgcattaaaGTTTGTGAACGAGTTCGATGGATTCTCACGGTGCCAAAAGATCGGCGGAGCGTGAGTAAAGGAGTTTGTTACAAATACTCGAAATTGTATGGTAATTATCCACTTTGCATTTAGCCAACATGTACGAGCAGTTGGCCAAGAAGATTTGGCGACCCAATGCAATGGTCGATGGCGACGCCCAATCCGAAGAGTTGTCGACACCGATACCGACGCCGATAACGTCGCCACCGCCACCGGCGCCCCCTCAGCCGCAATCTCAGCCCGAGGGCAGCAAGAGCATGAAGCTGCCCAGCGCTGAGTCAACGACTAGCTTTCTGGCCGAGGTGCTGAGCGCTCTCTATGGCGATACGACGGGACATCCGGAGCATGGCAGCTTAAGCTATCACAAGGCAGCCGAGCGTTATGCCCTCACTGGCGATGGCAAGTTGGCCAAGCGATCGTCGGGATCGTCGTCGGCGGCGTCGTCGGGCAGCCAGTCGAGGTCACAGCACTTGCCACCAGGATTCGGGAAAGCAGAGCGTGCGTTGTATGAACGCAACAAATTGGCAGCGGCGGAGGCTGCACGTCAAGtcaatgccaatggcaatgtCGGGAGCAATGTAAGTTTCGTTAGGAATGTTTGCCCACGACCGAGTCCCAACATCTTCTCTACTCTACTGTACAGTCTGTGGCGCCAAATGCAAGTGGCGATGCTGGCGTGGCGGGACGTGCAACGCCATCCACTATTAACGAACTGTCTCACATTtatttgcagctgttgcagcaacaactgccCCAGCAGCAggcccaacagcagcagcatctggTCGCTGGTGCACCGAACAACATGTCCATGCCCATCTATGGCTTGGCCTGCGGTCATGTCAATGACCTAACCCAGGTCTATGCTCAGCTGTTGGCCGCCAATTTTCCCCAGAATGtcgcacagcagcaacaccagcagcagcaacagtcttccagtgcagcagctgcaactatACTCTATGAGGCGATGCTTCAACAACGTGtcctgcagcagttgcagcaacaacaaatgcaacagcatgcccagcaacaacaacaacaacaacaacatcagcaacaacaacaacagtcgcGCACTCCACGTGGCATCTACGGAGGCAACTACAACTtgagtggcagcaacaagacGCAGCAGCCGGAcagcaaataatatttaaatatttgcttaaatgtcatttttattcattctGTTCGATTTACAGAAATTGTATTTCctttttgttacttttatagtttcaataaattgcaattgaagaACAACACGAtgctgtttttttctctttttgaaATTAACGGCCGtcagaaatatgaaaaagttttcaaaatcCAGAGAACGGGTATCTTAGAAATTTCCGCTGAATTTTTCCTTAGGTGACCATGTGTAAGAGAGGGACAGCTAATACGCTCTTTAAACCGAAAGTTCCGCTAAGTAGAAGCTTCCACCGCATCATTCCAAAAGCATAAGAGAGGGACGGCTAATGGAGCAATGCAATGATTCTGAAAGTGTGGCCATATTTtgggaaatatttttgaacaaAGTGCGATATCGATGAAAATCAGCTTATATTGCACTTGCAATTTTGGCGCcttcaaattatttgaaatttcttaGGAATTCTTTAAGAAAAAACCAATGTCGAAAAAAGGGAAGGCacaagaaaatgtttaaagaaaatcaattcaatttgaacactttgtacaaaaatttaatcGTTGCAGAGCGAGTTGCTTATTATGatgcaaaacgaaaataaGTAAAGTCAATTGacgaataataaacaaacgTATAGAAACAGATAATTTTTGAATGTCCTCAGTGTCAAgtaattattacaattatcaTATTCGGTTGTTTTCCGTTTTTAATGTGCTTCTTCCTGCCTTCTTCGTTTGCATCATAAAATCGCATCATCATCGTTTTATATTtcgcttatttatttatttttacatttatcgATAGGCAATCGcgattacatatgtatatcgcAAAAAAAGTGATTTGTCACATCACAAGTTTTCGGATAGAAATCAGTCTTTATTCTGAAGCGGCACTCGAAGTAACAACAAGCATGGAAAAGAAGATCGTGAGGCTGGGATTTGTAGTTCCGGAAGGAAAACCAAGAATGACTGAGGAACAGTCAGAGTTGATAAGGAAAGCGATTCTAAAGACTATTAAGGAATCCGACAACGCATCGGTTGCTCATTTTGATGGATATACGTGGTTTGATTATTGGCTGATGGTCAAATGTCTCAATCCAGATGCAGCCAATTGGGtcagaaataattttaaaaatattcagtTGAATTGCGATTTCGATTTTATGCTAGTGGAAGAAGATCAATTCCCACCGACTCACAGACTGATGTCAGCTTATCAATATTACATACAAATGTCGGATAATCACATTCTGAGCATGATCAAAGCCCAAAACAACTTGAACACCGAAACATGGTATATCGAACGACCAAATGTGGATGAAATGTACATCCGAATCGATAAAGCATCTTACGAAACtctaagaaaaaataattttaaaataatgtttgaATTTTCGAGCATCGTATTTGACTATTATGATAAATATACTGGAGGAATGAACACATTCGGTAGAATAAATGTAAATCCCTTGAGTCACTTCTAATCAATAATCCGATTAAAATTAACGAAACGCAGCTCGAATAAGTGAcgcaaagacaacaaaatagATGTGATTatagtttataataataataagcgaaaaatatcaaatacttGTACAACttgtcaaacaaaaaagaaaatgaattgaGTGAATACAATAATTGAAAACCCGAAATGAATGTAAATGCGCAATTGAAGAATGCATAAATAgggttaaattaaaatgaatgtaatggaaatgtaataaaacaaacaacttgaatttttgaaaagcacacaaagtttttgtttttaattttaaagagtGGAGTTTTTTATTTCAGCTGTCAAACTGCGCACTCATTTATATGCAGCTATTTAATATAATCTTAAATTGAAGGAAAAATGaatgtaatgaaaatgaaataagaaaagtaaattgaatttttggaATACACgaagattttgtttttaatttcaaagaattttcTATTACAGCTGTCGAATTGCGCAGTCATTTATTTAGATGcagttattttataaaatatggaaTTGAAAAATGTCTAAAGTGAACGTAAATCGaatgtaatgaaaatgaattaaacaaaaaaagaacttttAAAGCAcacaaagtttttatttttaattttagagtggaattttctatttcatctatcaaatgtaattaaaattaaataaaaaaaaccaaattgaatttttggaATACACAcgaagttttttgtttttaattttaaagaattttctaTTTCAGCTGTCAAATTTCGCAGCTATTTTGAAGAATTCCTAAAAATGAAggtaaaatgaaaataatgaaaatgaaattaaaaaaaaaactagaatgTTTCGAATATACGATATTTAGGTGTTTAATATCAAAGAATTTTCTATTTCAGTTGTCAAATTTGCGtacttatttatttcgatGCAGTTATTTTAAACGGCTGTCGCGAATCCGACGCGATTCTGACCGAAATCGAATTGTGTGTAATACTGACCGATGAAGACATCGCCAAGAATCCAAAAGTCAGTGTCGATGTACGTAAAGCTGGACATGCAAAACGTGGCATTGCCCTCGCTGAAGGTGCTGATATACGCGGAGGCGGGCAGCTCAAAGATGGTGCCGCCCAGATTGAAACTCAGCACGGGCAGCGTGTCAATTGTGGAGCAGTCAACGTAGTAATCACCATCGATCAGCTGACCACCAATGAGCTGATTCAAGGTGCTGTAAGAGCTGCCCGGACAGGCCAAGAGTGAGGTGCCTGTATCGGCAATTGCCTGACAATTGTAGCACACCACATAGCCACCCATGACGGCGCTGATCATCTCGAATTGCCAATAGCCTGGCTGGGAGACTGGCACATAGGTTAGATTGCCGCTAAACAGTTGATAGTCGATGCCACCGAGCACCAATTGACCGCCATCCAGTGAGGACGCATTGCGTGCCAAATAGAATCCAAATGTGGCCTCATCGATCAGGCCCTGTTCGTAGAGATTGTAGAAAGGAGGGACGACTTCATCGACAGCGATCGTTTGGTAGCCCATGCCCAGAATGCCATCGAATGGGACGCCGGTGAAGCTGCCATTTGGCTGTGAGATCGCCTCGCCGAATGTTTGATTCACAATGCTGAGGCCGTTGATTGTAACCGTGTCGGTGGATAGGACACCGAATAGACTGCCGGTGCCATATTGTATCGAGAAGCCGCTGCCATTTGCCACATACGTGCTGGATGCACTCGCATTGTATTGATTGTGATTCTGGCAGGCGACATCGCTGGCCAGGCACATCACCGATGgcacccatagattcgaggAGCCCGTATCGAAGACCACATTGAAGTATTGCGGCGGTGTGCCAATCGCAATCACGCCATAGTAATccatattttgattattgcTCAGCGATTCGGATGTGTAATCGTTGTCGCTCTCCTGGCTTCCGTTCGAGTTCTCCTCGCTGTCATTGCTGCCATAGTCGGGTGCAGCATAGTCGGGCACCACATAGTCTTCGAGTTGAGCACCCGATGAATGATATTTCTGATGCAGCCAGCGGGTTGCCGCCTTCATATGTTGACGCTTGTGCGTCTTCTGCTGATGCTTCCGTATGGGAATGCGATGCAGCTCGGCGCTGACCAAAGCCACAAGCACCACAACAACTATCAGCCACTTGAGcatttctatatttctattttgtgTTAAGTTTGCCTGTGCTGCAGTCATATTTATAGCAGtcccaaaaaccaaaatgttAAAGCTCTGCTCAGAATTGATCACTTTGGCGATTattagtttcaaatttatcgcaattgataaacattttgattgatatgcatttatttttgttgtgcctCATTTTATGTAAACCGCAAGAAATGTTGAATTGCCAAGCTTAAAAACTAACTGAACAAACATGAAACATTATTGCACTTACCTAATTGTATTCGTTTCATTATCTGCAATGAAAAAATGTGCCACAATTGATTagttcattaaataatatacatatgtaactTTTATTgatgtaaacattttttaattcattttctgAATAATGGAACTTATGATTCTTAAATCGTTTAAGtttgaataaacaaaatgcttaTCATATTTGTATAACATTAAACAATAACTaagttgaaatatttctatgtattttaaaagaaatatttaaggTACACAAATGTTTTCCAGTGTAGCCATGAACCAATGTCGTGCCATTAAAGAAGTATTGGTCTAATCttcaaaacacaacaaattgtttattaagcTATTCAACAGAATGAAAGTACGCAGCAAATTTAAGAAACACAATTGGAAACTAAGCTTTGTACATAAACAAATGGACTTTCAATAATTGATTGTCAAGGTCTTTAGAGCGTTGTTATCTAggcattattaattattattatcattgtgTTAAAATTTCTCTTTATAAAGTATTCCAAACTTAtgtgataaaaataaatttacaaaattgtgtcatttgttatttattaatgaataatgtttgctaaatttatttgtttggtttCAAATTTGGtagtattttatgttttatcagcaaataaacataaacagtAAGAATCAAagaaatgattattttcacTACATgatgaaattgtatttaatttcatgCCTCATTCATTTTATCATATTGAGATTTTTCGGGGAAGCACATTTCTCAAACGCAATTTGCAGAAAAgagcgacaaaaaaaaatgtgagtacatatttttgcttgttttgttttgctttccaTTCATGGAAAATTTTCGCTGTCATCAGCAATATGCctttgtgtatatatacgaTGCGATAGACGATTTTAtgtatacaacaaaaagcacaaaatcGATAAGTGCTGCTGATATTTCTGACACAATACACAATGATAAACTTTAAGCCTATTCACACTAAGTGCATCTGCTTCTATGATGCGATTTTATGATGCAAGTGCTTACACCAAAACTGCATCACGCGAAGAAGAAATTAAAGGGAATAGACGCAAATCAACCAAGAAtgataaatgtaataaattattcgACTCTAAGGACattcaaaaattatatgtttatacacattttattttttaaatcatcaatcaactttatttatttccgtTTGACATTATAATAAGCAACTCGTCAAATTGATcgtcgattttttttttaaattttcttatgGGTCTGtctatttactttaattttatcgacatatttatttatttatttattttaaagaattgctaattttttataatcagAAGGCGCCAAGGGGAATAATCAGCTGACTTCCATCGATATCTCTTGATAATTTTCTTTCAATACTTTCTTAGTAAGAAATTCTTACACAATTTGAAATAACTTTAATGTATTAAGATTAGCAAGTTATTATTAGAATAGAATAAGAAGAATAATTATTCCACTTTAGCTGATTTCCATCAATATCGGACATTTTTCGATaagtatacttaatattaactAAAATACGGTCACATTTCCAGAATCATTAGCCATCTCTATTTTACTCAGTCGCTTATGGAATGATGCAGCGTTAGAAGCTACATAGCAAAACTTTTCAATGCTAGcgtataaataaagaaaatgctttttgtatttcacatTTCCAGAATCATTAGCCATCTCTCACACACAATCGCATATTGAAATATGAGGATTTGATGCTACTTAACGGAAATTTTCAATGCTGGcgcataaataaagaaaattatttttgtatttagatattttgtattttatttattattgacatttttgtgtaaatatgATCAATAGTGCCAACGAAGGTAAATTAGCTATTGGAGAATTGTGCTATGCAATTGATACATAATATCTTTTTTATATCTTGGGCGCAATGCCAATGCGTTTGTAACCCAAATCGAACTCCAGGTAAAAGGGACCCATGAACACATCGCCCAAAACCCAAAGCGTGCTGTAGTCGGTGCCACGATCGTCGGACAACTCGGTGCTGCCATCATCGAGGCTGGTGAAACCAGAGACACAGGTGCTCTTGTATTGGACCACATAGTCGGATGCCTTCAGGGTGAAATCGTGGCGTCCAATGTTGAGTGTTAGACTGGGCAAGCTGGGAATCCGGGCGCAGTCAATGGTATAGACACCATCACGTTTATCCGCCTCGGTGATGCCGAGCAAAGCATTGATTCGCTTCAACGCTGGCAACGGGGCCACAATCAATGAGGTGCCCACATCGAGAATAGTTTCGCAATTGCTGCAaagcttgttgttgctgctttcgcCTAGCTGAATGCTGCCGGTGGTGAATTGCCAATAACCGACCACAGAGAGTGGCACATAAGTGAGGCAGCCACTGTACAATGTGGGATCACTTGGACCCAGCAAGAGTTTGCCGCCACTGGGATCGATTGTGCCCGTATTATTGCGATTCAAATATATCGAGAATGTTGGCTGTGTGATCAAGTCCTGTTCAACCAGTTTGTACATCGGCGGCGTCACATCATCGATGGAGATTTCCTGGAAGCCCAGACCAAAGATGCCATCAAAGTTGGCACGACTAAACACGCCCGATGGCAGTGCGGTAATCTCGGCAAATGTTTGCCCCTTAATGGCGAGGCCAGCGATTGTCACTGTGTCCGTGGAGAGGAATCCCTCGAGTATCGTTGGCTGATTGTTATGCGATGCATATTGTATCTCAAAGGCGGTGCCATTTGCCTGATAGCTGCTCGACAAACTCGAGTTGTAGCGCTCCATGTTGGTGCAGTTGTTTGTCGGACATTTCACCGATGGCACCCACAGATTCGATGAGGCCGTGTCGAAGAGCACCTTGAATGTCTGTTGACTGCCAATCTGTATCGTGCCAAAGTATTCCGTATTATACGCATTGCCCAGCGGCACTCGTGGGGTGCTCACTCCATTCACTGACGTCGTCGATTGGCTTTGGGAAACGGTCTCGTTAGAtttcagttttagttttgtgCGTAGTGCCAACATTTCAAACTGCAGATTCGACAGCGATTTCTCGTGGTGTTCGTGATCATGTCGCTCCAACTTCACATGGTGTGCCTTGTGTCTGCGGCGTTTTTGACTCTTTGCCGCTGCCACGGATTCGTcgagttgcaacagcaacaacagcagcaacgctGTCAGCCATAGCATCCAGTTCTGCCTCCAATTGCACTGCATGATTTCGCTGCTCTGGTTATTTGTGCACCTCGAGCCCACGTATTTATACGAATATTAATTGAACTGCACAATGTTGTGTTTGTTATCTTGCGGCATTCTAGAGGATGAACGTGCAGCATTTGGCAAATTCTTCAGTTCTTGttatttacacaaattttACAACAGTATTTTTAGcctataaaattatataaacgtTTGGTAGTTACACATTCCaattacaattgaaaattgataacAAGCAACGATGAAGTTAAATTTG
This window of the Drosophila albomicans strain 15112-1751.03 chromosome 2L, ASM965048v2, whole genome shotgun sequence genome carries:
- the LOC117565458 gene encoding secretion-regulating guanine nucleotide exchange factor, whose translation is MDVVDVNAWGANSHGQLGLGYESELCMSPQRLTKYSFVPHLVRCIRGGGGHVLILDSNGRLHACGWNNRGQLGLNSTEECHNEFSMVPTEYFEEVPIESISCGWDISGAITVTKRLFVWGSNAFQQLGICQRGFMAVRRPMPVRLPRDEAAQRISFGLRHCAVLTHDHKIYIFGRLRIMDPPPIELDITATSLHRANVVKIQAHNPNELRIVSLVSGQNHMLLKCIDLEAGSRRRIIALGDNKFCQSNAFQFDEDVHQLAVGWTHNAVVLKSHSILLWGRNCYGQLGIGGFSEQQATPTPLRLQLEQGQSPARLHMGAEHGLLRTTTGDIYTWGWNEHGNCGNNATENLSQPTLLKLPGFAKLAGTGAGFCYAIVETVEEAMGPTTPL
- the LOC117564430 gene encoding uncharacterized protein LOC117564430 isoform X1, with protein sequence MDSHGAKRSAEPNMYEQLAKKIWRPNAMVDGDAQSEELSTPIPTPITSPPPPAPPQPQSQPEGSKSMKLPSAESTTSFLAEVLSALYGDTTGHPEHGSLSYHKAAERYALTGDGKLAKRSSGSSSAASSGSQSRSQHLPPGFGKAERALYERNKLAAAEAARQVNANGNVGSNSVAPNASGDAGVAGRATPSTINELSHIYLQLLQQQLPQQQAQQQQHLVAGAPNNMSMPIYGLACGHVNDLTQVYAQLLAANFPQNVAQQQHQQQQQSSSAAAATILYEAMLQQRVLQQLQQQQMQQHAQQQQQQQQHQQQQQQSRTPRGIYGGNYNLSGSNKTQQPDSK
- the LOC117564430 gene encoding alpha-protein kinase 1 isoform X2; amino-acid sequence: MDSHGAKRSAEPNMYEQLAKKIWRPNAMVDGDAQSEELSTPIPTPITSPPPPAPPQPQSQPEGSKSMKLPSAESTTSFLAEVLSALYGDTTGHPEHGSLSYHKAAERYALTGDGKLAKRSSGSSSAASSGSQSRSQHLPPGFGKAERALYERNKLAAAEAARQVNANGNVGSNLLQQQLPQQQAQQQQHLVAGAPNNMSMPIYGLACGHVNDLTQVYAQLLAANFPQNVAQQQHQQQQQSSSAAAATILYEAMLQQRVLQQLQQQQMQQHAQQQQQQQQHQQQQQQSRTPRGIYGGNYNLSGSNKTQQPDSK
- the LOC117565457 gene encoding lysosomal aspartic protease-like; the encoded protein is MLKWLIVVVVLVALVSAELHRIPIRKHQQKTHKRQHMKAATRWLHQKYHSSGAQLEDYVVPDYAAPDYGSNDSEENSNGSQESDNDYTSESLSNNQNMDYYGVIAIGTPPQYFNVVFDTGSSNLWVPSVMCLASDVACQNHNQYNASASSTYVANGSGFSIQYGTGSLFGVLSTDTVTINGLSIVNQTFGEAISQPNGSFTGVPFDGILGMGYQTIAVDEVVPPFYNLYEQGLIDEATFGFYLARNASSLDGGQLVLGGIDYQLFSGNLTYVPVSQPGYWQFEMISAVMGGYVVCYNCQAIADTGTSLLACPGSSYSTLNQLIGGQLIDGDYYVDCSTIDTLPVLSFNLGGTIFELPASAYISTFSEGNATFCMSSFTYIDTDFWILGDVFIGQYYTQFDFGQNRVGFATAV
- the LOC117564574 gene encoding lysosomal aspartic protease, whose product is MQCNWRQNWMLWLTALLLLLLLQLDESVAAAKSQKRRRHKAHHVKLERHDHEHHEKSLSNLQFEMLALRTKLKLKSNETVSQSQSTTSVNGVSTPRVPLGNAYNTEYFGTIQIGSQQTFKVLFDTASSNLWVPSVKCPTNNCTNMERYNSSLSSSYQANGTAFEIQYASHNNQPTILEGFLSTDTVTIAGLAIKGQTFAEITALPSGVFSRANFDGIFGLGFQEISIDDVTPPMYKLVEQDLITQPTFSIYLNRNNTGTIDPSGGKLLLGPSDPTLYSGCLTYVPLSVVGYWQFTTGSIQLGESSNNKLCSNCETILDVGTSLIVAPLPALKRINALLGITEADKRDGVYTIDCARIPSLPSLTLNIGRHDFTLKASDYVVQYKSTCVSGFTSLDDGSTELSDDRGTDYSTLWVLGDVFMGPFYLEFDLGYKRIGIAPKI